TGCCGTCTATACCCTCAAACGTGATAAAGATCCCGTTTTTTTCTTTTGTCTGTGTCATTCGGATGCGCTTTTCCTCCATGACCCTTTCAGGAAACGTAAATAATTCAAACCCACGCGTATCGATTCATCCACTGTCTGTATGGACCACACACCCCAAAGTCCCCAGCCGAATACGAATGCTGCAATATAATTGAAACCAATCTCAAACACAAGGACAAAAGCCATTACGGTATACATCAACCAGTGCAGTTCATCCGCACCGCGGAGATTGCCGCTGATCACATTATTCATAGCCTTTGGGATTTGTGCCAGGGCAAATACAAAGATGACACCGGACCCCAACGCCACGGTTTCAGGATTTGTAGTGAATATTTTAATGACAAAACGGGAAGACAGCAGCATGACAGCAACGATGACCATGATAAACAGCACCATCGCACGATGCGCCGCATGCGCTGCATTTTCCGCAAGCTCGCGATCTTTGGCGCCGAGATGTTTACCCATATAACTCATTGCCGCCAGACTGAATCCCATATAAAACATGGATAATATATTTTGCACACGCATAAAAATCGTATGCGTACTGAGATAAACCACCCCCATACTTCCAACGTATCCCATGACCACCAGCTGACCAAAGGCCCATCCTGCCTGCTCCATCGTGGTTGGAAATCCTTTAAGGAATAAATATTTAAAGCTCTTTAGGCGGGGACGGGACAGTTCTGAAAAACAAAGACGGACAGAGACGTTGCCGCTTCTTAAATAATAAAAAGAGAGGATAAATCCCAAAGTATGTGAAATTCCGGCAGCCAGAGCGGCCCCCGGGACACCAAGTTTTGGAAAAAAAAACAATCCGAATATCAAACAGGGTGACAGACAGACATTTAAACTGTTGATGAGAAGATTGACGGTCATGGAATGCCGGGTATCACCGGTGGCCCGGATAATGCCCGTTGCCACAAAATTAATCATAATAAAGGGAAAATAAGAGAGGGTTCTCAGATAAGATTCGCCCGCAGCCTGAGCTGAGGACGAACTTCCTTCCTTGATCAGCTTGAACAAATGCACGGCGCCAAAGCGCCAGATCAGGCATATGCAGCAGGCGAGTATGATTCCCATGATCATTGCCTGACCAAATATATGATTCGCCTCGTGTCTGTTGCTTGCACCGAGGTAATGATTGATGATCAGCCCGGCGCCGACCACAAACGTCAGCAAGACGGCAAAAAAGACCACCACCACCTGAATGGCCATACCGTGCCCGGCCAGCGCTGCAGCAGACAACTTGCCGATGAGGATCGCTTCGATCGTCCACATGATCGTCTGCGAGGAGAGATCCGCTGCAGCAGGCAACGATGTTTTGATAAAAGATCTAAAAGCGGACTTTTTCAAGGCTATTCATACCCGGAGATTATTCGTAATAGTCCAGGCCCAAATGGGTAATCAAATCCTCTCCCATGAAATGACGCAGCGTGTTTTTCAGCTTCATCAATTGGATGAAAATATCATGTTCGGGATAAAGACCTTCTGCGACCATCGGGCTTTTACAGTAAAATGACATCCATTCCTGAATACCGGAATACCCGGCGCGCTGCGCCAGATCAATAAAAAGAGCCAAATCCAAAACCAGAGGGGCGGCCAGAATGCTGTCCCGGCACAAAAAATTGACCTTGACCTGCATGGGATATCCGCACCATCCGAAAATATCGATATTATCCCAGCCTTCTTTATTGTCACCGCTGGGTGGATAATAATTAATACGCACTTTGTGATAAAGGTTACCATAAAGGTCGGGATTTTTATCCGGTTGGAAAATATATTCAAGCGCAGACAGCTTGGTCACCTCTTTGGAGCGGAACGACAGGGGTTCATCCAGCACTTCACCATCCCGGTTGCCGAGAATATTGGTGGAAAACCAGCCGCGCACCCCCAATTGCCGGGCTTTAAAGCCGGGCGCAAGAAGGGTTTTCATAAACGTTTGACCGGTTTTAAAATCCTTACCGGCAACGGGCACGTTATTTTGTTTGGCAAGCTGCAAGAGGGCCGGGATATCCGTGGTCATATGCGGTGCGCCGTTTACATAGGGCACACCGGATTTGATCGCCGCATAAGCATAGATCATACTGCTGGAAATGCTTTCATCATTGTTTTTCAGTCCTTCTTCAAAGGATTCTATGCTTTCCCATACACTGGAATATTCGAGATAGGTTTCGGTGCTGCCGCACCAAATCACAACCAGCCGATCCACATGATTTTCCGTTTTAAAGGTTTGCATATCCTGCATAAGCTGCTCGGCAAAATGCATTTTAGTGTCGCCGGTCTTTTTATTGGGACCGTCCAAACGTTTGACATAGCGTGGTTCAAACACAGCCGGCATGGGATGGATTTTCTCAAGTTCGGGTTTAACTTTTTCCAGATCCGTATCAGACAGGACACTGGCATGCTTTGCTGATTCGTAGACATTGTCCGGAAAAATATCCCATCCCCCGAACACCAAATCATGCAAATCGGCGAGAGGCACAAACTCTTTGATCTTGGGAACCCGGTCTTCAGTGCGTTTTCCAAGACGTATGGTTCCCATTTGCGTCAAAGACCCAATGGGTTTGGCATGGCCCTTTCGGACCAGTTCAGTGCCGGCAATAAATGTCGTTCCCACTGCTCCCAAACCCGGAAGTAGTACCCCCAATTTTCCGGTGGGTTTTTTAATTTCTACGCTCACAATTTCTCCTTTCTCCATTCTGTATCAATCCATCTATAAAAAAGCACACACACTTTATTCATGACCGGGGTTTTCGATGTTTTCCCATTTGCGCGAGTTTTCATGCTGAAACACATAAATCAGTCTTTGAACAGCGGTAATATGGGTGAAAACGGCCAGAAACACCAGGACCGCAATCAACATATGACCGGAAATCAATGAAGCAAGGATCAACAGAACAAAGCGTTCGGGCCTCTGCAACAGACCTTTTTTGCATTCAAAGTCCAGGCTTTCCGCCCGGGCACGCACGTAACTCACCATCAGTGAACCGGAGAGAGCAAGCATAAGGACAGATGCTTTGATCCCCAAACTCAAATACGGCAGAACATCGGTCGAAATGATATGAATGGATATCCCGATAAAAATAAAAATTTCCGAAAACCGATCCAGAGTTGAATCATACAATGCGCCAAAACGCGTCACTCGATTTGATGCCCGCGCCACCTGTCCGTCAATCATATCAAAGAGCCCTCCGATCATCAGCAGCAGGGCCGCGGAACGCAGACTGCCCCGGGCAAAATAAACCGATGCGAGCATGCATAATATCAAAGAAAGTGTGGTAAACCAATTCGGATTCAGATCAAAACGAACAAAAAATGGATCACCGGATTAAAAAGTCCGCGCACGGCATTGATAAATCGCTCTCGATAGTCCGACTTTTTCATGCAACACTCCCGGCTTTTAAATTGCGGGTTAATCCCTCCAGCACGATCACAAACTCTCCTTTTAACACAATGTTTTCAGGTGATTGCGTGACATGCTCAAGATCATCATAGATAATGGTTTCAAATTTCTTGGTCAACTCACGTGCAATGACAACGCGGCGGTTGCCCAACATCTGATACAAATCAGACAGGGTCTTTAGAATACGATAGGGGGATTCGTAAAAAATAATAGTTCGGGCTCATGAATCAGCGCCTCGAGCCTTTTTTTGCGGCCCTTTTTCACCGGCAAAAATCCTTCGAACACAAATCGATCCGTGGGCAATCCGGAAACAACCAGCGCCGAAATCAGTGCGGTGGGTCCGGGGATCGCGTGAATTTGAACATTTTGTTTCAATGCTTCCCGAACCAGAAAAAAAGCGGGATCGGAAATCCCCGGAGTGCCTGCGTCCGTAATGAGAGCCATATCCTCTCCCCCCACAAGCCGCTCCACCAAAACGGGTGTAACCTTTGTCTTGTTATGATCGTGATAGCTGGAACACGCGGTTGCTATCTTATAATGGGACAGCAGTATCTTGCTTTTGCGCGTATCTTCGGCCAAAATATGATCGACAGAGTTTAATACCGAAACCGCCCGATATGAGATATCTTCCAGATTACCAATGGGCGTGCTGACCAGGTACAATTTTCCTAACGCAGATTTTTCGATCTCTTCTGAATTCGTGTTCAAACCCTTTCCGAGTCACTATTCGCATTCATACTAAAACTGGACATTATAACAATTTTATCCGTAAAAGTCAACAAAAAGGCAGATTCTTGAGATGCCCTTTTCCTTGGCAGGTTTCACAGCGAAAAGGTACGAAACAGGGTGTGGATTGTTGTGCAGCCGTCTATTGAGAGTACAAGCCGTCGAGACAGTGGTTACAATATTGGGGGGTACAGAGACGTGTTTTGAGGTAAATCAAACCCTGCTGGACACATCCCCGGTCCACACACTGACGCCCGCCTTTTTGATCGCCGAACAGACGAAGCCGCATCGTGCGGGTGATTTCGTTTTCACCGGACAGCGGATATTGCAGATACACATCCGCACAGCGCTCTTGAGCCGACGATCGTCGGTCTCACGGGCATAAGCAATCAATCCGGGTAAAATAATATTCAAAATAATATCACGGGCACGCTTCCGTCCAATCAGAAATGTAACGCCGAGATTAGGAGGGGCAACGGATCTGAAGGAAAAATGATTCTCCCAGAAAACCGATGCTTTGATCTGGAACAGTCGCTCCAACTCGGATATCATCAAGCGGGGACGGCGTTTTTCCTGCGCAAAAAGACTGATCAGTGTCGAAACAAAACCGTCACGCATAAAATTTTGAGCCAGACTGGCCGCAGCCGCAATTCGACCGGGTTGGGAAATTATTGGGCCGCAATCGGAAAAACCGCCACTCTTTGGGATGAAGAACCTCTACTTTATCCCGATAGGGACACATATTCCACAACTCGACAAGTTTCTTTTACATAGGGGTCTTCCGGCTGAATTAAATTACTTTCCTCGCCGAAAAATCCGGCCGCCCCGAACAACACGGCTTCGCATTTCAACAGTCCCACCTTTGGCGGCATCATTCCAGATGTAGTCCCGAAATTTTCTCTGATGGGCACATTACAAGCTAATCTTTGGAAGGAAATTTGATTTTTAGAATACCCCAGCGCTTGGCAGATATTCGCAAATAACAACTGATCCCAGGAGAGGATTTCGCGCTTTTCAAGCATCCTGGCAACTTTGAGAACCAGTTGTTTACGCCCCATTTGCTCCAGAACACATTGTATAGTCATGGGGTCTTTATCGGCCAGGGCACACACAATCTCGTCTGAAACGGCTTTCCGGTCTGTATTCGGTGTAGGATTCAAGTTCCTCCGCCGCCTGTTCCAGATAATGGTCCAGGTTCAATATCGGAACCGTCCCACCGTTTTCACACAAAGTCTCGAAATTTTGCTTGCAGTCCATGGTCACCACATGCAGCAGAACGGAATTGTAACGCGGATCCTGATGATGACGGTGCGCAAACCAATCCCCCGCAACAGAGTGTATCTCGACATCACCGCGCTTTAGTTCTCCATCAATCCTCAACAGAGCATCTAAGAAATCCGGTCCTGAATCATGATTTTGGCGGCCTTTTTCCAGAATCTCAACCCGCCGGCCGCATAAAGTCCGCAAATCATGATGTTCAAATGAACGATTCTGCCAGAGATAATAAAGAAAACTTTCTCTCGCAGGTTCTCCGATCATACTCATACAGCCCCCTCACATTTTTTAAGGTTATTGTTTTACCTTTTTTTTACCATCAAAGTGTTTATTAAACCCGTCGATACACCCCGTTTATCTATAATATCATGACCCATATTCATCTTGCGAGACAGCGCATTTAATGAATCAACCACCTCTTCTCGTTGGTTACCGGAAAGCAGTCGGGGTTGAAATCGAACCCGTTTGTTATCCACATCAATCGGATAAACAACAGCCGAAAGACTTGCTGTTTTTGAAAAAACAACCTTTAAAATAAAGCTTTGTGTTGCGGTTTTACTGAACGAGCCAAACACATAATTGCCCAGACTATAGGCAATCAGCTTGTTCTTGTACCATTCCAGTCCCTGCATCACGTGCGGATGATGGCCCAGCACGAGATCAGCGCCATTGTCTATCGCTTTATGCGCATACAGGATCTGATAATCCCGGGGAACAGGATTTTTTTCCTGTCCCCAATGAAAACTGACCACAACCCAATCCGCTATCTGCTTTGCAGACCGTATGTCAGCTTGCATCCGTTCCAAAATCGGGTAACAGGTGCCGCAGTTTTCATCCGTGGCCCAAAACGCACTGGGATAGGTCATGGAATAACCGAAAAAAGCAATTTTCCGGTTTTTCACCCGGACAAGAGCAGGACTGCATGCTTCCGTCCGGGACTGCCCGGCACCACTGTAATGCAACCCAAGACTGTCCAGAATTCCGGTCGTTTCGTTCAAGCCGGATTCACCGTAATCCAGTATATGATTATTCGCGAGATTCAGCACATCAAATCCGGC
This genomic window from candidate division KSB1 bacterium contains:
- the rsmI gene encoding 16S rRNA (cytidine(1402)-2'-O)-methyltransferase; its protein translation is MNTNSEEIEKSALGKLYLVSTPIGNLEDISYRAVSVLNSVDHILAEDTRKSKILLSHYKIATACSSYHDHNKTKVTPVLVERLVGGEDMALITDAGTPGISDPAFFLVREALKQNVQIHAIPGPTALISALVVSGLPTDRFVFEGFLPVKKGRKKRLEALIHEPELLFFTNPPIVF
- a CDS encoding DUF2851 family protein, producing the protein MNPTPNTDRKAVSDEIVCALADKDPMTIQCVLEQMGRKQLVLKVARMLEKREILSWDQLLFANICQALGYSKNQISFQRLACNVPIRENFGTTSGMMPPKVGLLKCEAVLFGAAGFFGEESNLIQPEDPYVKETCRVVEYVSLSG
- a CDS encoding DUF2851 family protein, with the translated sequence MRDGFVSTLISLFAQEKRRPRLMISELERLFQIKASVFWENHFSFRSVAPPNLGVTFLIGRKRARDIILNIILPGLIAYARETDDRRLKSAVRMCICNIRCPVKTKSPARCGFVCSAIKKAGVSVWTGDVSSRV
- a CDS encoding MATE family efflux transporter codes for the protein MKKSAFRSFIKTSLPAAADLSSQTIMWTIEAILIGKLSAAALAGHGMAIQVVVVFFAVLLTFVVGAGLIINHYLGASNRHEANHIFGQAMIMGIILACCICLIWRFGAVHLFKLIKEGSSSSAQAAGESYLRTLSYFPFIMINFVATGIIRATGDTRHSMTVNLLINSLNVCLSPCLIFGLFFFPKLGVPGAALAAGISHTLGFILSFYYLRSGNVSVRLCFSELSRPRLKSFKYLFLKGFPTTMEQAGWAFGQLVVMGYVGSMGVVYLSTHTIFMRVQNILSMFYMGFSLAAMSYMGKHLGAKDRELAENAAHAAHRAMVLFIMVIVAVMLLSSRFVIKIFTTNPETVALGSGVIFVFALAQIPKAMNNVISGNLRGADELHWLMYTVMAFVLVFEIGFNYIAAFVFGWGLWGVWSIQTVDESIRVGLNYLRFLKGSWRKSASE
- a CDS encoding inositol-3-phosphate synthase, which gives rise to MEKGEIVSVEIKKPTGKLGVLLPGLGAVGTTFIAGTELVRKGHAKPIGSLTQMGTIRLGKRTEDRVPKIKEFVPLADLHDLVFGGWDIFPDNVYESAKHASVLSDTDLEKVKPELEKIHPMPAVFEPRYVKRLDGPNKKTGDTKMHFAEQLMQDMQTFKTENHVDRLVVIWCGSTETYLEYSSVWESIESFEEGLKNNDESISSSMIYAYAAIKSGVPYVNGAPHMTTDIPALLQLAKQNNVPVAGKDFKTGQTFMKTLLAPGFKARQLGVRGWFSTNILGNRDGEVLDEPLSFRSKEVTKLSALEYIFQPDKNPDLYGNLYHKVRINYYPPSGDNKEGWDNIDIFGWCGYPMQVKVNFLCRDSILAAPLVLDLALFIDLAQRAGYSGIQEWMSFYCKSPMVAEGLYPEHDIFIQLMKLKNTLRHFMGEDLITHLGLDYYE
- a CDS encoding CDP-alcohol phosphatidyltransferase family protein, which codes for MNPNWFTTLSLILCMLASVYFARGSLRSAALLLMIGGLFDMIDGQVARASNRVTRFGALYDSTLDRFSEIFIFIGISIHIISTDVLPYLSLGIKASVLMLALSGSLMVSYVRARAESLDFECKKGLLQRPERFVLLILASLISGHMLIAVLVFLAVFTHITAVQRLIYVFQHENSRKWENIENPGHE
- a CDS encoding CapA family protein — translated: MKKKTRKNKSSCLLLVVLLCIGTIIFAQPNRFGHNYEFPDIFYFDSFFETSQEISIVAVGDLMMGSWIVDIVGEQTVDYPFSGTAGLVKNADIAVANLEAPFTSSADRYEGKTFTFKVPGYMAPAVKRAGFDVLNLANNHILDYGESGLNETTGILDSLGLHYSGAGQSRTEACSPALVRVKNRKIAFFGYSMTYPSAFWATDENCGTCYPILERMQADIRSAKQIADWVVVSFHWGQEKNPVPRDYQILYAHKAIDNGADLVLGHHPHVMQGLEWYKNKLIAYSLGNYVFGSFSKTATQSFILKVVFSKTASLSAVVYPIDVDNKRVRFQPRLLSGNQREEVVDSLNALSRKMNMGHDIIDKRGVSTGLINTLMVKKR
- a CDS encoding DUF2851 family protein — its product is MSMIGEPARESFLYYLWQNRSFEHHDLRTLCGRRVEILEKGRQNHDSGPDFLDALLRIDGELKRGDVEIHSVAGDWFAHRHHQDPRYNSVLLHVVTMDCKQNFETLCENGGTVPILNLDHYLEQAAEELESYTEYRPESRFRRDCVCPGR